A DNA window from Candidatus Brocadia sp. contains the following coding sequences:
- a CDS encoding DUF3365 domain-containing protein — MIGKMNMMTRLIVTIIAVIVVSTCILTYINTKRQKAQMLAEVQKQARMAADQLISARKIIAEKQKTINTDSKGNFEFKGVIPAVLGREISEHFSQTTIFKMKQTSIKYRNPANKPDAWEIHQLERFEREPGLKDISEIAKLENGTEVFRLMVPLKIEEACLNCHGDPSTSPTNDGKDLAGRQMENYKLGDIRGGISVTAPMAAVNAAISSNRNFNIIGNGIYVILIGTIVFFIARNITSLLKRLVYNLKNGAEEVTSAANQISSSSQSLADGASQQASSIEETSASIEEMASMTTKNADNAKEANQLAIKTKTSAESGNEALDTLQTTMRDLNSGNDKVLSIIKSIDEIAFQTNLLALNAAVEAARAGEHGKGFAVVAEEVRNLAQRCSVASKETADLINSRVVSTENAAKIADKFAANLKEIVTEAKKVTDLAGEIAAASQEQSDGINQISKAVTTVDTVIQQNAANAEELASSSEELSAQAENLKAIIQELAMEIGNIDDDLKTSEKAQLHTYFEKKSQSSRKDVSCNKSKQTTQIKKADNSSKPVDKANGNGTARGERVLARTPEELIPLNNDFKDF; from the coding sequence ATGATTGGTAAAATGAATATGATGACAAGACTCATTGTTACGATTATCGCTGTCATTGTGGTCTCGACATGCATTTTGACGTATATCAACACAAAAAGACAAAAGGCACAGATGTTGGCGGAGGTACAAAAACAGGCAAGAATGGCAGCAGATCAATTAATTTCTGCGAGAAAGATAATTGCGGAAAAGCAAAAGACAATAAACACGGATTCCAAAGGCAATTTTGAATTCAAGGGCGTGATTCCGGCAGTTTTAGGACGGGAGATCTCAGAACATTTCAGTCAAACAACCATCTTTAAGATGAAACAGACGAGTATTAAATACAGAAACCCGGCAAACAAGCCTGATGCATGGGAGATCCACCAGTTAGAAAGATTTGAGAGAGAGCCTGGTTTAAAAGACATCTCAGAAATAGCGAAATTAGAGAACGGCACGGAGGTCTTCCGATTAATGGTACCCCTAAAGATCGAAGAAGCATGCCTGAACTGTCATGGAGATCCGTCAACGAGTCCCACCAATGATGGTAAAGACCTGGCGGGCAGACAAATGGAGAATTACAAACTGGGAGATATTCGTGGCGGAATAAGCGTAACTGCACCGATGGCCGCCGTAAATGCAGCAATTTCCTCGAATAGAAATTTCAACATCATAGGAAATGGAATTTACGTGATTCTGATAGGGACGATAGTCTTTTTTATCGCCAGAAATATCACATCTTTGCTTAAGAGACTGGTTTATAACTTAAAAAATGGCGCCGAAGAAGTCACTTCAGCAGCAAACCAGATTTCTTCTTCCAGCCAGTCTCTTGCTGACGGGGCATCACAACAGGCCTCTTCAATAGAAGAGACCTCTGCTTCAATTGAAGAAATGGCCTCAATGACAACAAAGAACGCTGATAACGCAAAGGAAGCCAATCAACTTGCAATCAAGACAAAAACATCTGCTGAAAGTGGAAATGAGGCCCTGGATACCCTGCAGACAACTATGCGGGATTTAAATTCAGGCAATGACAAAGTCCTTTCGATAATCAAATCAATTGATGAAATAGCATTTCAAACGAACCTTTTGGCTCTTAATGCGGCAGTTGAGGCAGCAAGGGCAGGAGAGCATGGAAAAGGATTTGCCGTTGTTGCAGAAGAGGTGCGCAACCTTGCACAAAGGTGTTCCGTAGCATCTAAGGAAACTGCGGACTTAATCAATTCGAGGGTGGTAAGTACCGAGAATGCTGCAAAGATTGCCGATAAATTCGCAGCCAATCTTAAAGAAATTGTAACCGAGGCTAAGAAGGTAACAGACTTAGCAGGGGAAATTGCCGCTGCCTCGCAGGAACAATCGGATGGAATTAATCAAATATCCAAGGCAGTTACAACAGTGGACACGGTTATACAACAGAATGCGGCAAATGCAGAAGAGTTAGCGTCATCGAGTGAAGAATTATCCGCACAGGCTGAAAATCTGAAGGCTATTATACAGGAGTTGGCTATGGAAATCGGGAATATTGACGACGATTTGAAAACTTCTGAAAAAGCACAACTTCATACGTATTTCGAAAAGAAATCTCAATCATCAAGAAAAGATGTCTCTTGCAATAAAAGTAAGCAAACGACTCAGATTAAAAAAGCCGATAACTCTTCAAAGCCGGTTGATAAGGCGAACGGTAATGGCACTGCAAGAGGTGAGAGGGTACTAGCCAGGACGCCGGAAGAATTAATACCTCTCAATAACGATTTCAAGGATTTTTAG
- a CDS encoding four helix bundle protein gives MKIERFEDIEAWRLARELTRKVHRLTKKPEFAKDYGLKRQIQEASGSSMHNIAEGFDSATNAEFIRFLRYAKRSCTEVQSELYVALDEEYISSHEFKEVYGQAGRKRAAVHGFIKYLKNYEKSKTTNPEPDNPSSYAKSITTEE, from the coding sequence ATGAAGATTGAAAGGTTTGAAGATATTGAGGCTTGGCGCTTGGCACGCGAATTAACGAGGAAAGTACACCGTCTGACAAAAAAGCCGGAATTTGCCAAGGACTACGGACTCAAAAGACAGATACAAGAAGCTTCGGGGTCATCGATGCATAATATCGCCGAAGGTTTTGATTCTGCTACAAATGCCGAGTTCATCCGGTTCTTACGGTACGCTAAACGGTCTTGTACGGAGGTTCAGAGCGAACTCTATGTTGCCCTGGATGAAGAGTATATATCCTCCCACGAATTCAAAGAAGTCTATGGGCAAGCGGGAAGAAAACGCGCTGCCGTCCATGGATTTATCAAATATCTTAAGAATTATGAAAAAAGTAAAACAACCAACCCCGAACCTGATAATCCAAGTAGTTACGCAAAAAGTATAACAACCGAGGAATAA